In one window of Ignavibacteriales bacterium DNA:
- a CDS encoding DUF1573 domain-containing protein, which yields MKLKLALFFAGILFTLSATIAQPKIAAFPGTVLDLEDLYKGQKIEKIVTIKNIGTDTLRISNVKAQCGCTATFMTEKNIGPSDSGQLSIIFDTQTQIGKVSKQVYITSNDTATPKLTIQFSANVIEILKLSPPTILFDNCLVDSTYIKTMMISNPSKTHAIKILSTDIKFDNLKITLMKNSIMPGEEVQLQAEYVAKKAGTYNGFIQLETDHPLQKKFEIKTFAWINRNR from the coding sequence ATGAAATTGAAATTAGCGCTGTTTTTCGCAGGAATATTGTTTACTTTATCAGCTACGATTGCTCAACCCAAAATTGCCGCCTTTCCCGGAACAGTTTTGGATTTAGAAGATTTATATAAAGGACAAAAGATAGAAAAGATCGTAACTATCAAAAATATTGGAACCGATACATTGCGTATCTCAAATGTTAAAGCGCAATGCGGTTGCACGGCAACTTTCATGACGGAAAAAAATATCGGTCCCAGCGATTCGGGCCAGTTGTCTATTATTTTCGATACTCAAACTCAAATTGGCAAAGTTTCGAAACAAGTGTATATAACATCGAACGATACTGCAACTCCTAAACTCACCATACAATTTTCCGCTAATGTAATAGAAATTTTAAAGTTGAGCCCTCCAACAATATTGTTCGACAACTGCTTAGTCGATTCAACTTATATTAAAACGATGATGATAAGCAACCCATCAAAGACACATGCGATCAAAATACTCTCGACCGACATTAAGTTCGACAATCTAAAAATTACACTAATGAAAAACTCTATTATGCCGGGTGAAGAAGTGCAGCTTCAGGCAGAATACGTCGCGAAGAAAGCCGGGACGTATAACGGTTTTATACAATTGGAAACCGATCATCCTCTTCAGAAAAAATTTGAAATAAAAACATTCGCTTGGATAAACAGGAACAGGTAA
- a CDS encoding M1 family metallopeptidase, with amino-acid sequence MNQYDVIHYNLNLAFDLQKKTFGGNVQIEIRSKGFPDEIALSASNATLVIDSVIVGNKKSSFIHSDDTISVKLPSLLDKGMHSTISIYYNGTSNFTGAFEDGGVYFASETHAGTSSEPNFARKWFPCKDIPSDKATANISITVPENLTAVSTGLLKNVERKNGFAVYHWKTKYPIATYLMSVAIAPYKEFSEIYKSINGSEMKIFYYIFPEDSIKARTDFINTTKILSFFEQTFGEYPFIDEKFGFAEVEGEMTMENQTIPSIQQNMFTGDRQYELTLAHETAHQWFGNMITPSDWKHTWLNEGFATYAEALYLEHRKGKEAYQKYLNSMMSIPEGTYIKPVAGRSDTAFWDSFSPSQYYKGAIILHMLRAMLGDSIFFKSLKSYTNNQDFQYSNVTTEDFVTECEKYANQDLKWFFDQWVYLTPDSIDRPLIEYHWETTKDESSFKTNLILEQKNIGIPPYRLPLDIFIKSDSGEAKFHIIDTTKVQKFSFRSSFSPDRLIIDPDGKIFETIHRRPPN; translated from the coding sequence ATGAATCAATACGATGTTATCCATTATAATTTGAATCTCGCATTCGATTTGCAGAAAAAAACATTCGGAGGTAATGTTCAAATTGAAATTCGATCTAAAGGATTTCCGGATGAAATCGCACTCTCGGCATCAAACGCTACGCTAGTAATTGATTCTGTTATTGTTGGTAATAAGAAGAGTTCTTTCATTCATTCTGATGACACCATAAGTGTAAAACTTCCCTCCTTGCTTGACAAAGGAATGCATTCCACAATTTCAATATACTACAATGGTACATCAAATTTCACAGGAGCTTTTGAAGACGGTGGAGTTTATTTTGCATCGGAAACTCATGCAGGAACTTCGAGTGAGCCGAATTTTGCACGAAAATGGTTCCCATGCAAAGACATTCCATCAGATAAGGCAACTGCAAATATTTCTATAACAGTTCCTGAGAATTTAACAGCAGTCTCAACAGGTTTACTAAAAAATGTTGAACGGAAAAACGGATTCGCGGTATATCATTGGAAAACAAAATACCCGATAGCAACTTATTTAATGTCAGTGGCCATCGCTCCTTACAAGGAATTCTCCGAAATTTATAAATCGATAAACGGGTCAGAGATGAAAATCTTTTATTATATCTTTCCTGAAGATTCAATAAAAGCAAGGACCGATTTTATAAATACCACTAAAATTTTGTCGTTCTTCGAACAAACATTCGGCGAGTACCCGTTCATTGACGAAAAATTCGGCTTTGCTGAAGTAGAAGGCGAGATGACGATGGAAAACCAAACCATACCGAGCATTCAGCAAAACATGTTCACAGGTGACAGGCAATACGAGTTGACGCTCGCACACGAAACCGCGCATCAATGGTTCGGCAATATGATTACTCCATCAGATTGGAAGCATACCTGGTTGAATGAAGGTTTTGCAACTTACGCAGAAGCCCTTTATTTAGAACACCGTAAAGGGAAAGAAGCATATCAAAAATATTTGAACAGCATGATGTCGATACCCGAAGGAACATATATAAAACCAGTTGCAGGCAGAAGTGATACTGCTTTTTGGGATTCATTTTCTCCGAGTCAATATTACAAAGGTGCAATTATACTTCACATGCTTAGGGCGATGCTTGGTGATTCGATATTTTTCAAGTCGTTAAAATCGTATACGAATAATCAGGACTTCCAATATTCGAATGTGACAACAGAAGATTTTGTTACTGAATGTGAAAAATATGCCAACCAGGATTTAAAATGGTTTTTCGATCAATGGGTATACCTAACTCCCGATTCGATAGACAGACCTCTGATCGAATATCACTGGGAAACAACCAAGGATGAATCATCATTCAAAACCAACTTGATACTTGAACAAAAAAACATCGGGATCCCTCCCTACCGGTTGCCTCTTGATATTTTTATTAAGAGTGATAGTGGAGAAGCAAAATTCCATATAATCGATACCACAAAAGTGCAGAAATTTTCTTTTCGATCATCATTCAGTCCTGATCGGTTGATAATTGATCCTGATGGAAAGATCTTCGAAACGATTCATCGCCGACCACCAAATTAA
- a CDS encoding SDR family oxidoreductase, with protein sequence MDLNLKSKIALVTAASQGLGKAAATSLAQEGAIVVICSRKKKAIEQTAKEIHKLTDTYVVPFVADVSKSTDIKKLISFIKKQFGTIHILVNNAGGPPTGDILTMSDAEWEKGVDLTLKSMIRLTREVLPSMIEQNWGRIITITSIAGKQPINDLIISSTLRPGIHGLTKVLSNKFAKHNITVNTVCPGNTLTNRQKELMEARSAKQKISVKKYLAGITKDIPAGRLGKPEEIGNTIAFLASEQAAYINGVNLLVDGGMAKGIF encoded by the coding sequence ATGGACTTAAACCTCAAATCAAAAATCGCACTTGTTACTGCCGCAAGTCAAGGGTTGGGCAAAGCGGCGGCAACATCGCTTGCACAGGAAGGCGCAATCGTTGTAATCTGCTCGCGCAAGAAAAAAGCTATCGAGCAGACCGCGAAAGAAATACACAAACTCACGGACACCTATGTTGTACCATTTGTTGCGGATGTTTCTAAGTCAACTGACATTAAGAAGCTTATCTCGTTCATAAAGAAACAATTCGGTACAATCCATATACTTGTAAACAATGCAGGCGGTCCGCCAACGGGCGATATCCTCACTATGTCAGATGCAGAGTGGGAAAAAGGAGTTGATCTTACGCTTAAAAGCATGATCCGCCTGACTCGCGAAGTGTTGCCATCAATGATCGAACAAAATTGGGGAAGGATTATTACAATCACTTCCATCGCAGGTAAACAACCGATAAACGACCTTATCATCTCTTCCACACTGCGACCGGGAATTCACGGACTCACAAAGGTTCTCTCAAATAAATTCGCCAAGCACAACATTACGGTGAACACAGTTTGCCCCGGAAATACACTCACCAACCGTCAGAAAGAATTGATGGAAGCCCGGTCTGCCAAACAAAAGATTTCTGTAAAAAAATATTTAGCAGGAATTACAAAAGATATACCTGCGGGTCGGTTAGGCAAACCCGAGGAGATTGGCAATACGATCGCATTTCTTGCATCCGAGCAAGCCGCTTATATCAACGGTGTGAATCTGTTGGTTGATGGTGGAATGGCGAAGGGAATATTTTGA
- the mutS gene encoding DNA mismatch repair protein MutS — protein MKQYAQVKAKYPDTILLFRMGDFYETFDEDAKITSKVLGIVLTKRSNGAAGETPLAGFPHHALESYMPKLLRAGHRVAICEQLEDPKFAKGIVKRDVIEVVTPGVAFSDKVLEQKQNNYLLSITLPSPLATGEDFIGIAFIDVTTAEFSVSEFPLKQLPEQIASLQPSEIVVQKRDREAIQQILKDRYTGLHSKLDDWIYNYDYAYELLINHFKTQTLKGFGIEPTRSDILNHSGGDMRLGIIAAGAVMNYLQETQKANLLHLKKISPYNVSEYINLDQSTKRNLEISTSIEGHTEGTLFWVLDRTQTPMGGRLLKKWINFPLRKIEPINSRLEAVAELVEKSDVRKKVMATLANIGDLERLIAKICTNRANPREVVSLKIMLAHISHLLLALSEVEGTNIKSIKSPSLSKLRGELQPLPNVINQISNALDDDPPLSLVDGGVIKKGYNKELDEIRELTLSGKTWIANLQKTERERTGVSSLKIGFNNVFGYYIEVTHTHKDKIPQDYIRKQTLANAERFITPELKEYEEKILNAEEKMLALETKLFNELRIMVAEHAEAIQQNARLIATLDCYTSLADSAVEYGYVKPEINDGTKIEITDGRHPVIERLLPPGEQYTPNDTIIDNENNQVMIITGPNMSGKSSYLRQAGLIVLLAQIGSFVPAKKASIGIVDRIYTRVGASDNIASGESTFLVEMHEAANIVNTATPRSLILLDEVGRGTSTFDGISIAWALTEYIHNRIGAKTLFATHYHELNELADLFPRIKNLKVEVREYGDKVIFLHKVTPGFADHSYGIQVAQMAGLPDEVTNRAKKILKNLEGTELTLHEESITKSQQPKAKGLEQRVGGRIAPSEVQLTLFEMKDDKLREELKKLDLEKMTPLEAMQKLVELKKKIQDEK, from the coding sequence ATGAAACAATACGCTCAGGTGAAGGCGAAGTATCCCGATACGATACTCCTCTTCCGCATGGGCGATTTCTACGAAACCTTCGATGAAGACGCAAAAATTACATCGAAAGTTCTGGGGATTGTTTTAACAAAACGTTCTAACGGCGCTGCGGGTGAAACACCTCTCGCAGGTTTTCCTCATCATGCGCTCGAATCGTACATGCCTAAACTTTTACGAGCAGGGCACCGGGTTGCGATATGCGAGCAACTCGAAGATCCTAAATTTGCAAAAGGAATAGTGAAGCGCGATGTTATTGAAGTTGTTACTCCGGGAGTTGCATTCTCCGATAAAGTTTTGGAACAAAAACAAAATAACTATCTTCTCTCAATCACTCTTCCCTCTCCCCTTGCTACAGGTGAAGATTTCATCGGGATCGCATTTATCGATGTAACAACTGCCGAGTTTAGTGTCAGTGAATTCCCGTTGAAACAACTTCCCGAACAGATTGCCTCGCTTCAGCCCTCAGAAATTGTTGTTCAAAAAAGAGACCGGGAAGCAATCCAGCAAATTTTGAAAGATAGATATACCGGACTTCACTCTAAGTTGGATGATTGGATTTACAATTACGATTATGCTTACGAATTGTTGATCAATCATTTCAAAACGCAGACCTTAAAAGGATTTGGGATTGAACCAACACGGTCTGATATTTTGAATCATTCGGGTGGGGATATGAGATTGGGGATTATTGCCGCTGGTGCTGTGATGAATTATCTTCAGGAAACACAAAAAGCGAATCTCCTTCACCTGAAAAAAATCTCACCATACAATGTCAGCGAATATATAAATCTCGATCAATCTACAAAACGGAATCTTGAGATTAGCACATCGATTGAGGGACACACAGAAGGCACTCTCTTCTGGGTACTAGATCGAACACAAACACCAATGGGTGGACGTTTGCTGAAAAAATGGATCAACTTCCCGCTCCGAAAGATTGAACCGATCAATTCTCGATTGGAAGCGGTTGCTGAGTTAGTAGAAAAATCTGATGTGCGGAAAAAAGTCATGGCGACATTAGCCAACATCGGTGATCTTGAGCGGCTAATTGCAAAAATCTGCACCAACCGCGCTAATCCGAGAGAAGTTGTATCGCTAAAAATAATGCTCGCTCATATCTCACATCTCCTACTTGCCCTGAGCGAAGTCGAAGGGACGAATATCAAATCGATTAAGTCTCCTTCGCTATCGAAACTTCGAGGTGAATTACAACCTCTTCCAAATGTCATCAACCAAATTTCGAATGCTTTGGATGACGATCCCCCCCTTTCGCTCGTAGACGGCGGTGTTATCAAGAAGGGATACAATAAAGAGCTTGATGAAATCAGAGAATTGACATTGAGCGGCAAAACCTGGATTGCAAATCTCCAAAAAACAGAGCGTGAACGAACAGGTGTTTCTTCGCTGAAGATCGGCTTTAATAATGTGTTCGGGTATTACATCGAAGTAACACACACCCACAAAGATAAAATTCCACAAGATTATATACGCAAGCAAACATTGGCAAACGCCGAGCGATTCATTACGCCTGAGCTGAAAGAATATGAAGAAAAGATACTGAATGCCGAAGAAAAGATGCTTGCGCTTGAGACAAAACTCTTCAACGAATTGCGGATAATGGTTGCTGAACATGCCGAAGCAATCCAGCAGAACGCGCGACTGATCGCAACGCTCGATTGCTACACATCTCTGGCAGACTCTGCGGTTGAATATGGTTATGTGAAGCCCGAAATCAATGACGGAACAAAAATTGAAATTACAGATGGTCGCCACCCTGTTATCGAACGTCTTCTACCACCCGGTGAGCAATACACACCAAATGATACGATCATCGATAACGAGAACAATCAGGTAATGATCATCACCGGACCGAATATGAGCGGCAAGTCGAGTTACCTCCGTCAAGCCGGATTGATTGTACTGTTAGCTCAGATCGGAAGTTTCGTTCCGGCAAAAAAAGCTTCGATTGGAATCGTGGACAGGATTTACACTCGCGTTGGTGCAAGCGATAACATCGCATCCGGTGAAAGCACTTTCCTTGTAGAAATGCACGAAGCGGCGAACATTGTAAACACAGCAACACCGCGAAGTTTGATTTTGTTGGATGAAGTTGGGCGCGGCACAAGCACATTCGATGGCATCAGTATAGCATGGGCACTGACAGAGTATATTCATAACAGAATCGGAGCAAAGACGCTTTTTGCAACACACTATCACGAGTTGAACGAGCTTGCCGATCTTTTCCCGCGCATTAAAAACCTGAAGGTAGAAGTTCGCGAGTACGGTGATAAAGTAATTTTCCTGCATAAAGTTACACCCGGTTTTGCGGACCACTCTTACGGTATACAGGTCGCGCAGATGGCAGGATTGCCCGATGAAGTTACCAATCGAGCGAAGAAAATACTAAAAAATCTCGAAGGTACAGAATTAACCCTGCACGAAGAATCAATAACCAAAAGCCAACAGCCAAAAGCTAAGGGCTTAGAGCAAAGAGTTGGAGGTCGCATTGCACCATCGGAAGTACAACTTACACTTTTCGAGATGAAAGATGATAAACTGAGAGAGGAATTAAAGAAACTCGATCTCGAGAAGATGACACCGCTCGAAGCGATGCAGAAGTTGGTTGAGTTGAAGAAGAAAATTCAGGACGAAAAATAA